From the Magnetovibrio sp. PR-2 genome, one window contains:
- the terL gene encoding phage terminase large subunit: MEEQQYKKSPFEDLPNYMPFREFVDFYNATFEYDKEKVAAYLTGKIGRSRSTPKAHTEIANWIEYDKNIKRSKRVLMGYRHLGKSYFTQLYIIWRLMMDPNWTVMVISAASGVAERNVETIRAIIEVNPLTQHLLDGDEGWQLRKFTVKRSSPKSNPSCIMKSTEGRITGNHADMIIADDIELPENVVTLKSREDIKKRVAEMSKISQCHLMIGTPHHEDSIYDYLDITKHYEIKKFPLLKAGYVIEDGKIISGETNAPEMDHDLEWARMQLFECYTFGEFESQYQLKNVKFSKTLIDVDDLVANKTFTEDIVVEDDIIDFENGDVIHYYIKEERIKQMVIAWDPAYGKEGGDESVLAVLANTYDGNIYLFDIVDLPSYNVHTGSFQAQCEMIIDTCRKYHTKHIVVEENLSPMLKTELRRVAKEKKTHILIKGVYRGRGNNKEERIARAIEPVCKVGRLYIHDRVWYKSQLKIQLDQLGYSANDDAVDALATALDELVPQAIHNDYEADYNVIERTGEAHTLMYKTTLTGFA, encoded by the coding sequence ATGGAAGAACAGCAATATAAAAAAAGTCCATTTGAAGACCTACCAAACTATATGCCCTTTAGGGAATTTGTTGATTTTTACAATGCAACATTTGAATACGATAAAGAAAAAGTAGCAGCATATTTAACTGGAAAGATTGGGCGTAGCAGATCAACTCCTAAAGCACATACTGAAATAGCAAACTGGATTGAATACGATAAAAACATAAAGCGTTCTAAGCGTGTGCTTATGGGTTATAGGCACTTAGGTAAATCATACTTCACACAGCTATACATTATATGGCGTTTAATGATGGACCCTAATTGGACTGTTATGGTTATATCAGCAGCATCAGGCGTTGCAGAACGTAACGTTGAAACAATTAGAGCAATTATTGAAGTAAACCCATTAACACAGCATTTGTTAGATGGTGATGAAGGATGGCAGTTAAGAAAGTTTACTGTTAAGCGTTCAAGTCCAAAGTCTAATCCATCATGTATTATGAAAAGTACGGAAGGACGAATTACAGGCAACCACGCTGACATGATCATAGCAGACGACATTGAGTTACCTGAAAATGTTGTAACGCTTAAGTCAAGAGAAGACATTAAAAAGCGTGTAGCAGAAATGTCTAAAATATCACAATGCCATTTAATGATTGGTACTCCACATCATGAAGACAGCATTTATGATTATTTGGATATAACAAAGCACTATGAAATTAAAAAGTTCCCATTATTAAAGGCGGGTTATGTAATTGAAGATGGTAAAATTATAAGTGGTGAAACAAACGCACCTGAAATGGATCATGACTTAGAATGGGCACGTATGCAGTTGTTTGAGTGCTATACGTTTGGTGAGTTTGAGTCACAGTATCAACTAAAGAATGTTAAGTTTAGTAAAACACTTATAGATGTTGACGACTTAGTAGCGAACAAAACGTTTACAGAAGACATAGTAGTTGAAGACGACATTATTGATTTTGAAAACGGAGACGTAATTCATTATTACATTAAGGAAGAACGTATCAAACAAATGGTTATTGCATGGGACCCTGCTTATGGTAAAGAAGGGGGCGATGAAAGTGTGCTTGCTGTTCTAGCTAATACATATGATGGAAATATATACTTGTTTGATATTGTAGACTTGCCATCTTACAACGTGCACACAGGATCATTCCAAGCACAGTGTGAAATGATAATTGATACATGTCGTAAGTACCACACTAAGCACATCGTTGTTGAAGAGAACTTAAGCCCAATGTTAAAGACAGAGTTGAGACGTGTTGCAAAGGAAAAGAAAACACACATTCTTATTAAAGGTGTTTACAGGGGTAGGGGAAACAACAAAGAGGAACGTATAGCAAGAGCAATTGAGCCAGTATGCAAAGTAGGTAGGCTATACATACATGATCGTGTTTGGTATAAAAGCCAACTTAAGATACAGTTAGATCAATTGGGTTACAGTGCAAATGATGATGCTGTGGACGCACTTGCAACTGCACTAGATGAATTAGTACCGCAAGCAATACACAATGATTATGAAGCTGATTACAATGTGATTGAACGTACAGGAGAAGCACACACACTCATGTACAAAACAACACTTACAGGCTTTGCATAG
- a CDS encoding haloacid dehalogenase type II: protein MAAKSQFSDIQACVFDAYGTLLDVNAAAKRCRGDLGDHAGALAEIWRAKQLQYTWLSSLMGQHKDFRDLTERGLDYALESLGLRDDALRTKLLELYEVLDAYPEVPDMLVQLKQAGMKTAILSNGTPGMLDSAVTAGGIKDSLDVVLSIEDVGIFKPDPRVYQLAVDRLGVAKENVCFVSSNGWDATGAAAFGFQVAWVNRAGLVKEKLGFEPKIELKDLTSLAELVV, encoded by the coding sequence ATGGCCGCCAAGTCCCAGTTTTCCGATATTCAAGCCTGCGTGTTCGATGCGTACGGAACCCTGTTGGATGTCAATGCAGCGGCTAAACGATGTCGGGGAGATTTGGGCGATCATGCAGGCGCCCTGGCCGAGATTTGGCGCGCGAAGCAGCTGCAATACACGTGGCTGTCGAGCCTAATGGGCCAACACAAGGATTTCCGCGATTTGACCGAGCGCGGCCTGGATTACGCCCTGGAAAGCTTAGGCCTTCGGGACGACGCGCTGCGCACGAAGTTGTTGGAGCTTTACGAAGTTCTTGACGCGTATCCGGAAGTCCCGGATATGCTCGTGCAACTCAAACAAGCGGGCATGAAAACCGCGATCCTGTCCAACGGCACACCGGGGATGCTGGACAGCGCCGTGACGGCTGGCGGCATCAAAGACAGCTTGGACGTGGTGCTGTCGATTGAAGACGTCGGCATCTTTAAACCGGACCCCAGGGTGTATCAATTGGCTGTGGACCGTCTGGGCGTGGCGAAGGAAAACGTCTGTTTTGTCTCGTCCAATGGCTGGGACGCCACGGGGGCTGCGGCGTTTGGTTTTCAGGTGGCTTGGGTCAATCGGGCCGGGCTGGTGAAAGAAAAGCTTGGTTTCGAGCCGAAAATCGAATTGAAAGATTTGACCAGCTTGGCGGAGCTGGTGGTTTAA